A DNA window from Helianthus annuus cultivar XRQ/B chromosome 15, HanXRQr2.0-SUNRISE, whole genome shotgun sequence contains the following coding sequences:
- the LOC110912600 gene encoding pyruvate kinase 1, cytosolic — MNSNHLLLEEPMRMASILEPSRPSYFPSMTKIVGTLGPKSRSVEVISRCLMAGMSVARFDFTWGDAEFHQETLENLKIAIKKTKKLCSVMLDTTGPEVLVVNKGDHPIPLEADSFVVLTPDQEKEATSDLLPVNFGGLAKAVKPGDTIFLGQYLFTGSETTSVWLEVSEVKGDDVVCLIKNSAVLAGTLYTLHVSQVHIDLPTLNDKDKEVISTWGVKNNVDFLSLSHTRSGQDIREAREYLSKLGDLSQTQIFAKIENVEGLVNFDEILQEADGIILARGNLGIDLPPEKVFLFQKAAVYKCNMAGKPAVVTRVVDSMTDNLRPTRAEATDVANAVLDGADAILLGAETMRGLYPVETISIVGKICGESEKVYNQDSYFKNTVKYVGEPMSHMESIASSAVRAAIKVKASIIICFTSSGRAARLIAKYRPTMPVLSVVIPHLKTNQLRWTFTGGFEARQSLIIRGLFPMLADPQHPGGSKSATNETVLKVALDHGRNIGVIKSHDRVVVCQKVGDDSVVKIIELED; from the exons ATGAACTCCAATCACCTGCTTCTTGAAGAACCGATGCGTATGGCTTCGATTCTCGAGCCATCCAGACCT AGTTATTTTCCGTCAATGACGAAGATCGTTGGTACTCTCGGACCGAAATCGAGATCTGTGGAGGTTATTTCGCGGTGTCTTATGGCTGGAATGTCTG TGGCGCGTTTTGATTTTACATGGGGTGATGCTGAGTTTCATCAGGAGACATTGGAAAACCTAAAAATTGCTATCAAGAAAACAAAGAAGTTGTGCTCT GTTATGTTAGATACAACTGGTCCTGAGGTCCTGGTTGTCAACAAAGGTGATCATCCTATACCCCTTGAAGCAGATTCCTTCGTTGTTTTAACACCCGATCAAGAGAAAGAAGCAACTTCAGATTTATTGCCAGTTAACTTCGGTGGTTTAGCAAAG GCTGTAAAGCCCGGTGACACCATCTTTCTTGGACAATACTTGTTTACAGGAAGTGAGACAACATCTGTTTGGCTGGAG GTTTCTGAGGTCAAAGGTGATGATGTTGTTTGTCTGATAAAGAACTCGGCTGTGCTTGCTGGAACATTGTACACTTTACATGTTTCTCAAGTTCATATCGATCTACCTACACTAAACGATAAAGACAAGGAG GTTATCAGCACATGGGGAGTAAAAAACAATGTTGACTTTCTATCTCTGTCACATACCCGAAGTGGGCAAGATATTCGAGAA GCTCGTGAATATCTTTCTAAACTAGGTGACCTCAGTCAAACTCAAATTTTTGCAAAGATTGAAAATGTAGAG GGCCTCGTGAATTTTGATGAAATTCTACAGGAAGCTGATGGCATTATCCTTGCTAGAGGGAATTTAGGGATTGACCTTCCACCAGAGAAG GTATTTCTGTTTCAAAAAGCAGCTGTGTACAAATGTAATATGGCTGGGAAACCGGCTGTTGTTACTCGTGTTGTTGATAGCATGACCGACAACTTGAGGCCCACGCGTGCTGAAGCTACTGATGTTGCTAATGCTGTTTTAGATG GAGCTGATGCAATTCTTCTAGGTGCTGAGACAATGCGGGGGTTGTACCCTGTTGAAACTATCTCTATTGTTGGTAAAATTTGTGGCGAG TCTGAAAAGGTGTACAATCAAGATTCATATTTCAAGAACACTGTCAAATATGTTGGTGAACCAATGAGCCACATGGAATCTATTGCTTCCTCTGCG GTCCGTGCTGCCATCAAGGTGAAAGCATCGATTATCATCTGCTTCACTTCATCTGGAAGAGCTGCGAG GTTAATTGCCAAGTACAGGCCTACCATGCCGGTGCTTTCTGTTGTTATCCCGCACCTTAAAACAAATCAACTTCGCTGGACATTTACAGGCGGTTTTGAG GCAAGGCAGTCGCTCATCATAAGAGGCCTATTTCCCATGCTTGCAGATCCTCAACACCCG GGTGGATCTAAAAGTGCGACAAATGAGACGGTTTTAAAGGTGGCATTAGATCATGGGAGGAACATTGGTGTGATAAAGTCGCATGATCGTGTTGTTGTTTGCCAAAAGGTGGGTGATGATTCTGTCGTCAAGATTATCGAGCTTGAAGATTAG
- the LOC110914292 gene encoding uncharacterized protein LOC110914292 codes for MTPPKGVTGWKKRFFYVKACAVYANMSFRNVDVGVSDEDIPVASAKTADWFSRLRPIELKKLDNDQLWILRMMLSRPDRKERPVLREQGGADAVGLWRMFEPDFKGQVELIAVELKKGFNLEILKNFRVPSKAVLEAPVPGDARGTSYVALVFSVYLFDWSC; via the exons atgacaccccctaagggtgtgacaggctggaagaagaggttcttctacgtgaaagcctgtgcggtctatgctaACATGTCTTTCAGGAACGTCGATGTTGGAGTTTccgatgaagatattcctgttgcttcCGCGAAGACCGcggactggttctctaggctgcggcctattgaactcaagaagttggataatGACCAACTATGgatattgcggatgatgctctcTAGACCGGATAGGAAGGAAAGGCCCGTGTTGCGGGAACAGGGTGGTG cggatgcggttggcttgtggaggatgtttgagcctgatttcaagggccaggttgaactgatcgcggttgagctgaagaaaggTTTCAACCTTGAAATTCTGAAGAACTTCCGCGTACCATCGAAAGCGGTGCTGGAAGCCCCGGTTccgggagacgcaagaggtacgtcttacgtggcattagttttttcagtttatCTTTTTGACTGGTCCTGTTGA